A window of Thermoanaerobaculia bacterium contains these coding sequences:
- a CDS encoding alpha/beta fold hydrolase has translation MRTKYQFRNVEVREEGSGPAVVLVHGYPLDGDMWTEVSARLAPKFRVLRPDLPSRRDTPHPSQPSMKEYAGWIAAVVDAAGGRAGLAGFSMGGYVVFELLRNRPEAVAAVALLDTQAGADDDAGRQARNTAIFTAREMGPSAVSDRMIPKLLSAGGRKRADLVARVRAIVRRQNPNSIENDLLAMRDRADSIPSLGAITVPALVVVGAEDSITPPARAEAMAHAIPGAELVTIAGAGHLTPMEKPDEVAAALSGFFEGALR, from the coding sequence ATGAGAACGAAATACCAGTTCCGGAACGTGGAGGTGCGCGAGGAGGGCTCCGGCCCGGCCGTCGTCCTCGTCCACGGGTATCCCCTCGACGGCGACATGTGGACCGAAGTCTCGGCCCGGCTCGCTCCGAAGTTCCGCGTGCTCCGTCCCGATCTGCCCTCCCGCCGCGACACTCCCCACCCGTCGCAGCCCTCGATGAAGGAGTACGCGGGATGGATCGCCGCCGTCGTCGACGCGGCCGGCGGCAGAGCCGGCCTCGCGGGGTTCTCGATGGGCGGGTACGTCGTCTTCGAGCTTCTCCGGAACCGGCCGGAGGCGGTCGCCGCCGTCGCATTGCTCGACACGCAAGCCGGCGCCGACGACGATGCCGGAAGGCAGGCGCGCAACACGGCGATCTTCACCGCCCGCGAAATGGGCCCCTCGGCGGTGTCCGACCGGATGATCCCGAAGCTCCTTTCGGCGGGCGGCCGAAAGCGCGCGGACCTCGTCGCGCGCGTCCGCGCGATCGTGCGGCGCCAGAATCCGAACTCGATCGAGAACGATCTCCTCGCGATGCGCGACCGGGCGGATTCGATCCCGTCGCTCGGGGCGATCACCGTTCCCGCGCTCGTCGTCGTCGGCGCCGAAGACTCGATCACGCCGCCGGCCAGAGCCGAGGCGATGGCGCACGCGATTCCGGGAGCCGAGCTCGTCACGATCGCCGGAGCCGGCCACCTCACGCCGATGGAAAAGCCCGACGAGGTCGCGGCGGCGCTCTCCGGCTTCTTCGAGGGAGCTCTCCGCTGA